One Lacunisphaera limnophila DNA window includes the following coding sequences:
- a CDS encoding TylF/MycF/NovP-related O-methyltransferase → MTNSRWEILLDGLVKRALFWSPLRSYLLYKYRYAFTPGQLARLTLLATEAAAADGDFCEIGCYRGYTTVFLNRHLDAIAPAKRYWAIDTFGGFVAADVTHEQAVRGKSGREERRALDKFTVNSRAWFEANLRANGITRVRTHAAAVQDFDFPADTRLCFALLDVDLYLPTVAGLAKLWPRLAPGGLVVVDDCQADHVYDGSRQAVEEFCAQHGIGYELVETKLAVLRKPRG, encoded by the coding sequence ATGACGAACTCGCGTTGGGAGATCCTGCTCGACGGGCTGGTGAAGCGGGCGCTGTTCTGGTCGCCGCTGCGGTCCTACCTGCTCTACAAGTACCGGTACGCCTTCACGCCCGGGCAGCTCGCCCGGCTGACGCTGCTGGCCACCGAGGCGGCGGCGGCGGACGGGGATTTCTGCGAGATCGGTTGCTACCGGGGTTACACGACGGTGTTCCTGAACCGGCACCTCGACGCCATCGCCCCGGCCAAGCGTTACTGGGCGATCGACACCTTCGGGGGATTCGTGGCGGCCGATGTCACCCACGAGCAGGCGGTGCGGGGCAAGTCCGGCCGGGAGGAACGGCGCGCGCTGGACAAGTTCACCGTCAACTCGCGGGCCTGGTTCGAGGCCAACCTGCGGGCCAACGGCATCACGCGGGTCCGCACCCACGCGGCGGCCGTCCAGGATTTTGATTTTCCCGCGGACACCCGCCTGTGTTTCGCCCTGCTCGACGTGGACCTTTACCTGCCGACGGTCGCCGGGCTGGCGAAGCTCTGGCCCCGGCTCGCCCCGGGCGGTCTGGTGGTGGTCGATGACTGCCAGGCGGACCACGTCTATGACGGCTCACGGCAGGCGGTGGAGGAATTTTGTGCGCAGCACGGGATCGGTTACGAGCTGGTCGAGACCAAGCTGGCGGTGTTGCGCAAGCCGCGGGGGTAG
- a CDS encoding DUF2721 domain-containing protein, which yields MESLNSLLPIIQLAITPVILISGMGALMITLTNRMARIVDRTRVVAELMPAADAAERKHLESQLDIMWSRALLIRRAVTSNGLSMLLSCLQVVALFGAALFGWSMKGVILALFAASILLLTASLVDFLRDIFVSLHALRLQVDRARARPATQAPWPGKSDGRS from the coding sequence ATGGAATCGCTCAACTCCCTCCTGCCGATCATCCAGCTGGCGATCACGCCGGTCATCCTGATCTCGGGCATGGGCGCGCTCATGATCACGCTCACCAACCGCATGGCCCGCATCGTGGACCGCACGCGGGTGGTGGCCGAGCTGATGCCGGCCGCCGATGCGGCCGAGCGGAAGCACCTCGAGAGCCAGCTCGACATCATGTGGAGCCGGGCGCTGCTGATCCGCCGGGCGGTGACCTCCAACGGGCTGAGCATGCTCCTGTCCTGCCTGCAGGTGGTGGCGCTCTTCGGGGCCGCCTTGTTCGGCTGGTCGATGAAGGGTGTCATCCTCGCGCTGTTCGCCGCGAGCATCCTGCTGCTCACGGCCTCGCTGGTGGATTTCCTGCGCGACATCTTCGTGTCCCTGCACGCCCTGCGGCTGCAGGTGGACCGGGCCCGCGCGCGGCCAGCCACGCAGGCCCCCTGGCCGGGAAAATCGGACGGCCGGTCATGA
- a CDS encoding HAD family hydrolase — protein MLPACALFDLDGTLIDHFRAIHRCHTHAMTTLGLPPPTMAQVRAAVGGGVELAAERLVGRELKAAALAVYRPYWDATMLQDVDLLPGVLELLRALRQHGTRTAVFTNKHGPSSRLTCDHLGITPLLDGNFGATDTPWLKPDPAWTRQVLAQLGAQPGTTLLVGDSPFDVQTAQHAGLAFIGVTTGTHDAAELRAAGATRVCANLPEVARELGL, from the coding sequence ATGCTCCCCGCTTGCGCCCTCTTTGACCTCGACGGTACCCTGATCGACCACTTCCGGGCGATCCACCGCTGCCACACGCACGCGATGACCACCCTCGGCCTGCCCCCCCCGACCATGGCCCAGGTGCGTGCGGCCGTCGGCGGCGGCGTCGAACTGGCCGCCGAACGCCTGGTCGGGCGCGAACTCAAGGCGGCCGCGCTGGCCGTCTACCGGCCCTATTGGGACGCCACGATGCTCCAGGATGTCGATCTCCTGCCCGGCGTCCTCGAGCTGCTCCGCGCCCTCCGGCAACACGGCACCCGCACCGCCGTCTTCACCAACAAACACGGCCCCTCCTCCCGCCTGACCTGTGACCACCTCGGCATCACGCCCCTGCTCGACGGGAATTTCGGCGCCACCGACACTCCCTGGCTGAAACCCGATCCCGCCTGGACCCGGCAAGTGCTGGCCCAGCTCGGCGCCCAGCCCGGCACGACCTTGCTGGTCGGCGACTCCCCCTTCGACGTCCAGACCGCCCAACACGCCGGCCTGGCCTTCATCGGCGTCACGACCGGCACGCACGACGCCGCGGAACTCCGCGCCGCCGGCGCCACCCGCGTCTGCGCCAACCTGCCCGAGGTCGCCCGCGAACTCGGGCTGTAG